The nucleotide sequence TCGTGTCCCTTACCCGCAATCAGAACGCCATCTCCCGGTTGGGCTTGCAGAATCGCCGTCCGAATGGCAACGGCGCGATCAGCGATTACCACTGGTGCTATGGAATCCGGGATGCCTGCTAGGATATCCTGCAAAATCCGATGCGGGTCTTCGGTGCGGGGATTGTCTGAGGTGACATAGACCACATCTGCCAGGTCAGCGGCAATTCGCCCCATCTGGGGACGTTTGCCCCGATCGCGATCGCCCCCGCAGCCAAACACACAGATCATTTTGCCGGGAATGAAGGGGCGAGCAGCCCGCAATAGATTTTCCAGACTATCGGGAGTGTGGGCATAGTCCACAATCACGCTGATGTCCTGATCTGGGGCAATCTGAACCTGCTCCATCCGTCCCGGTACGCCACTGAACTGGGGCAGCACCTTGACAATGGCTTCCAACTCCAGTCCCAGGTGCAGGGCCGCTCCCACCGCTGCCAGCAGGTTAGAGAGATTAAACTGCCCCACCAGCGGGGACTGAAATGCTGCCTCACCCTGAGGCGTATGGAGAATCCCTCGCACCCCATCTGGACCATACACCAGATCACTGGTCCACAAATCCGCACTGGACTCGTGGGTGCTGTAGCTCCAGAGGCGCGATCGCTCAAGTGGCTGAATCAATCTCTGCCCGTAAGGGTCATCCCAGTTCACGATCGCCCGCCCCTGGAGGTAGTCCGGGCTGAACAGTAACGCCTTTGCGGCAAAGTAGTCGTCCATATCACGGTGAAAATCCAGATGATCCTGGGTCAGGTTAGTAAAGACAGCCACCTCAAACGGGCAACCCATCACCCGACCCTGGGCCAGGGCATGGGAACTGACCTCCATCACCCCGTATTCACTTCCAGCCGCCTGAGCTTCGGCAAGCTGACGCTGTAGCTCCACGGCAAAGGGAGTTGTATGGGCTGCCGTTTGCTGATAGCTGCCCCAGCGGGCATAGAGAGTCCCCATCAGGGCAGTGGGTTTCTGCGCCTGATTCAGCAGAAACTCAATCAAATGGGTCGTCGTTGTTTTCCCATTGGTTCCCGTCACCCCGACCAGCTTCATCTGGCGGGCAGGATAGCCATAGAAGGCACCCGCCAACTGAGCGCAGGCCCGCACCATATCCGGTGCCGGGAGAATGCAGGGTTGACTACTGCTTTTCCCTGGTTGCCCATTGGCTGTCGCCTTCTCCGCTGCCGGAAGCGAAACCACCGCTGCGATCGCCCCCGCCGCGATCGCCCCTGCCCAAAAGTCTCCCCCATCCACACGGGTTCCCGGCATCCCAATAAACAAGTCCCCCGGCTGGCAGGCAAGGGAGTTGGTTGCCAGCCCCTTTACCTCCTGCTCCAGAGCCGGATGCTCCGGTAACACCATTTCAGGAACAGCAGCCAGTAATGTTCGCAACTTCATGTCAGCTAATCCTCACAAAGGCACCTTCTATTCTCTGCGATCGTCCTGCCTGTATTTCTGTAACATCTGCTCCAACTGTGCCACTGTTGAGCGGGGAGAAGGGCGAGGAATGGGGAGGAGGGTGGGGGGAGAGGAAGAGGGTGGAAAAGGAGGAGAAGCCAGAAACAATACTGGCACTTCATACTGATATGCCTGGAACCAGTCTTCACGGGTGGTGATATCCCGGACTTCCAGTTCCAGCTCAAAACTCCGAATCTGCTCCAGCTTTTCCTGTAACCCTTCACAGAGATGGCACCCTGGTTTGCTATATAAAATTAGCTTCATCGCGGTTTTCCTTAAGGGGAGGAGAGAGGAGGGAGAAGTGAGAAGGGAGGAGTGAGACGTTGTTGTGGATTGTTAGAAATGAGGATTTTATCACCTGGAGGTTCACCACAGAGGCACGGAGAACACAGAGCAATCTCCCGGTGCCCTCGGTGTCTCTGTGGTGAGGGGCTAAGGTTTTCGGTTGATTGAATTCACAATCCTTAAGAAAAAAAAGAAGGAAGGGGTATTTTCCCCATCTTCCCTATCCTCAATGTACATTTGTTAGGATCTTCATGGTTCTCTACTGCCAATGCCCCCTTAGTTCGGTATGGTAGAGATTGCGCAAGATTTCAGCCAATCGATCAACGATGACTCAGTCTACGGAACCACTGGTTCAACCCGCCAGCCTCGACCTCAGGAAGCTCAACCAGAAGTTTGAAAAAGCCCATCCCAAAGATATCTTGACCTGGTGTGTGGTGAATATACCCACCCGGCTGGTTCAGACCAGTGCATTCAATGTAGATGACATGCTGATTACGGATTTGTTGTACCGTGCTCTGAAGCCAGCGCAGCCTGTCCCTGTCCTTTTTCTCGAAACGCTACACCATTTTCCCCAAACCCTGGAACTGGTTGCCAGGGCAAAGGCGATCTATCAACTTGACCTGAAAGTTTACAAGATTAAAGGGGTGAAAACGCGGGAAGCTTTTGCTGCCAGGTATGGCGAAGCTCTTTGGGAAAAGGATATCGAGCGATTTGCCCAACTGACCAAAATTGAACCATTGCAGCGGGGATTGAAAGAATTGGGTGCGATCGCCTGGATCACGGGATGTCGTCGCGATCAGACAACGGCCCGCAAGGACATGCCCATTTTTGAGTTAGACCAGCAACAGCGTTTGAAGGTAAATCCCCTGGCCAATTGGGAACGTAAAGAAACCTGGGCATACGTGTTTGAACATGATGTCATCTATAATCCGCTGCATGATCAGGGTTATCCCAGCATTGGAGACGAACCGCTGACCCGTCCAGTCAGGGATGGAGCGGATGAACGGGCTGGTCGCTGGCGGGGAATGGATGGCAAATCCGGGTCTGGCTTTCACTTTTAAGGTAGTCTTTATTTTTTGACTGATGCCTGAATGTCCTCGTTGCCACCAGACTGTTGATAGCACCGCGATCGCCTGTCCCTATTGCCGTACCCCCTTGAAAGCTTACGGTCATCCTGGGATGACGCTGTATCATGCCACGGAAAAGGAGCCGCTGTGTCTGTCCTGTACTTACCATGAGGATGATACCTGTACGTTGCCGAAGCGTCCTGATGCCAGGGATTGTATGTTGTATAGCGATCGCAACCAGCCCCCTGGGTCAATCACTTTACCGGGTTACTCCTATGACTTTCAGGTCAAAACCTGGATCAAACGCAATTTCGGCTGGCTTCTTTTGCTGGGTATCCTTCTGGTCAGCCTGCTCCTGACGTTATTGAGATAAATCAATCTAAGAAACTGTTGGTAAACCAGTGCAGGTTGCCCAAAATAACCCGCCAGTTCTGGCTTCAACCACAAAGACACAACGCCCACTAAAAAACTTTGTGTCCTTTGTGCCTTTGTGGTGAAAAACTTCTGCCGCAATGCACCAGTGTTAAATCCATCCAGGCACTTGCAGCTTAAAGGTTTCAAGAACAGGTCATTTAGCAGGCATGAGACATTCTCCTCCAAATCACCTTTGAAACCGAGGATAATGCCCAAAAGGTCAATGGCACTCAGGAATTTCTCCATAAAAGGTACCAGAGGAAGATTTTATTGGCCTTTACAGGTTTGACGGAGCCGCGATCGCGCTACCTTAAAAGAGCAAACACAACTTTATGAAGAAATGCAAAAGCCTGAATCCTCCAACCGGGTGAATCAGAAGGATGAAGCTGATTTACCGGCAGAGTAGTACCTTGGTAAGGAATTGTCATACCTGCATGAGGTTTTGTGTACTATAGCCCGGCTTCATCCAGTCTCCAACACACCTCGATAATGCAATATCTGGTTGGTAACGCCTATTCCGCCTATTCATAAAGGCTTTCTCATCGGTCTGGAGGTCGGTCAAAAATTATTCTGTGGGTTGAAAACCCCCAATAACCCCTTGTGCCTCCCAGGCTCACAATTACAAAGTTGACCAACCACCAGTTCTCTTCAACCCGGTTTCTGCATCCTGGCAGAAAATTCCATTCTGCAACGAATAACCCACTGCCAGGTTGCTGGCAAGGTGTGCCCTTTCCCTTGAACAAGACCCTTTTCGGTTGATCCTGATTCAATTTCATCAAAGCGGCGATCGCAGTCTGTGGTAGATTCCTCTGAATTACCCTTTCGCAACGGTTCACATCCCTGTTTAGAGAAGACTTGAGTCATCCATGAGCGGCGAAAATTTTAATCCACATCCGACGCAATCCGTTTCCAGGGAAGAGCCTGCCCCTCCCCAGGAACCCCAGGAAACGGAAGAAAAACAACCCGTCCCCCGTTGGCGACGATTTCTGGTCCCCGGCATAATTGGGTTACTGGTGCTGGGTGGGCTTGGCTGGATCCTGTTCAATCGAGTCGTCATTCCACTGATGGCCTTCAGCCAGATGAAGTTTGAGCCTACCCCTGTTCCCCTGGCAAATCCAAAGGCGGCAACCATTGAAGATAGCTCTGACTATGCCGCCAGCCTGGATTCGCGCCAATCGGTTACCCTCCAGCCCCAGGTGTCGGGGCAGGTGTTAGAAATTTATGTAAAGGCGGGCGATCGCGTCCAGGCAGGGGACCCCATCCTGCAAATTAATGCCAGAGAGCAGCAAGCTCAGGTGACCAGTCGGCAGGCAGCGGTTGCCACAGCGGTTGCCAATGTCGAGGCAGCCCAGGCGGCTGTTGCTAACGAAATAGATAGTCTCAAAGCAGAGCAGGCGCGGCGGGCAGCAGCGGTTGCCAATGTGGAACTGGCTCAGCGAGAGTATGAGCGCTATCAGGCACTCTACCGCCAGGGGGCTGAAAGCCAGCAGATGGCGGACCAGAAGCTGAACGCCCTGCAAACTGCCCAGGCCACTTTGCGCCAGGTGGACGCGGATATTCGGGCGCAGCAAGCCTCTGTCAATCAGGCAAGAGCCAATGTTGTCAGTAACCAACGGGCGCTGGAACAGGCTCAGGCAAATGTGTCTGAAGGGGATGCCCAGCTTCAGTACTATACAATTCGGGCACCGTTTACGGGAATGGTGGGCGACATTCCAGTCAAGGTGGGGGACTATGTCAGCCCCTCTACCCAACTGGCGAATGTAACCCAGAACCGGGAGTTGGAGGTACGGATCCAGATTCCGCTGGATCGAGCGCCTGACCTGCGAGTCGGATTGCCCGTGAAATTGCTGGATGACCAGAATAGGGTGTTACAGAATGGGCGCGTTTCCTATGTGGCTCCCAATGTTAATGCTTCAACCCAGTCGGTTGAGGTGAAGGCCGCTTTTGCCAATGCAGGCAATCTGCGGACTTCTCAATTTGTCCGTGCCAGGGTGATCTGGGCAACGCGACCGGGGGTACTGGTGCCAACCATGGCCATTTCTCGCCTGGGTGGACGCGACTTTATTTTTGTTGCAGCGCCTTTGAAGGATTCTGGCTGTAAAGCTCCGGCTGCATCTGGATTTGGGCCACCCCCACCCTCAAACCCGGACCTGCTGGTGGCGGTTCAGAAGCCAATTCAATTGGGCAGGATTGTGGGCAATGACCAGGAAGTGCTGGAGGGCATAACGCCAGGCGATCGCTTTGTCACCGCCGGTATCCTGCAACTGCAAAACTGTACCCCCATTGCAGAAGCGCCCTCAGCCATCCAGGCTTCCCAAAAATAATCCAACAGATCAGCCAATAAGTCAGCGATCGCTGATTATTCCCTGCACACTTTCATTCCCTGGCAGCGGATCATGATTATTCTGTCTATCTCCGACTTTTTTATTCGGCGTCCCGTCTTTGCCTCGGTCTGCTCCATTGTCATTACCCTGCTGGGGATTGCTTCCATTCCCACCTTGCCGGTGGCGCAGTATCCCGATATTGCCCCGCCTCAGGTGACGGTCACCTCTAACTACGTGGGTGCCAGTGCCGAGGTGGTGGAATCAACGGTCACTAATATTCTGGAGCGAGAACTGAACGGCGTTCGGGGGTTGCGGTATATCTCATCCACCAGTGCCAATGATGGTACCAGTAACATTAACCTGACTTTTGATCTGGGCACCGATCAGGATATTGCAGCGGTAGACGTACAAAACCGGGTGTCTACGGTGCAGTCCCGCTTACCTGCCCCTGTTACCCAGACGGGCGTTCAGGTATCGAAGGCAAACAACAACTTCCTGCTGGCGATCGGCATCTATTCAGATCGGGATGAAAAAACCGGGCGGGACATTTATGATGACGTTTACCTGAGTAACTATGCTGATCTGTATATCAGTGATGCTCTGAAGCGGGTCAAGGGGGTTGGCGGGCTACAGATTTTTGGTGAGCGGAAGTACGCCATGCGGCTCTGGCTTGATCCAGAGCGGCTTGCCAGTCGGGGGCTGACACCCCAGGATGTGGTGACCGCACTCCGACAACAAAATTTGCAAGTGGGGGCTGGGCAAATTGGACAACCACCCACGATTCCCGGACAGCAGTATCAGTACGCGGTGACTGCCCAGGGTCGTTTGAAGGATGCTGCGGAATTTGGTGAATTAGTTGTCAAGACAACAGATACAGGCACCTTAGTGCGCCTTAAAGATGTGGGGCGGGCTGAATTGGGGGCAGAAAACTACAGTTCGGTATTGCGGTTTACGCCTAGCGATCGCGTCTCCCACCGGGGTATTGGCCTGGGCATTACCCAGCAATTTGGCAGCAATGCGCTGGATGTGTCCCGGGCAGTCCGGGCAGAGATGAAGAACCTGTCGGCCAGTTTTCCGCCCGGAATGCACTATGCCGTTGCCTTTGACTCCACGACCTTCATTGAAGCAGGGGCGCGGGAAGTGGTCCTGTCGCTGTTGCTGGCGATCGCCCTCGTGGTTCTGGTCATCTTTCTATTCCTGCAAAACTGGCGATCGGCGTTGATTGCCTCGATTGCCATTCCTGTTGCCCTGATTGGGACGTTTGTGTTTGTGCGGGCGCTCAACTTTTCCATTAACACCCTCACCCTGTTTGGGTTGACGCTGGCAACGGGTCTGGTGGTGGATGACGCGATTGTAATTGTGGAGGATATTACCCGCCGCATTCAGGAAGAGGGAATGCGACCTGTACAGGCCGCGATCGCATCCATGAATTCCCTGTTTGGAGCGGTGATTGCCACCTCAATTGTTCTGATTACAGTGTTTGTCCCGGTTGCCTTTTTCCCTGGCACCACCGGGCAACTCTACAGGCAGTTTGCGCTCACGATCGCCTTTTCAATCACCGTTTCAACGTTCAATGCCATTACCCTGACGCCCATGTTGTCTGCCCTGCTGTTGCGACGGGGGCAGACTCCCAACAACTGGTTTTTCAATGCCATTAACCGCTTCATTGACCGGACCCGTGAAGGGTACAGTCATAACGTCAGCAGCCTCCTGAAGCGCAAGGGGATCGTGCTTGGGGTATTTTCTCTGGCACTGGTATTGACCTATGGCATCTACACCATCGTCCCGTCAGGGTTCCTGCCAGATGAGGACCAGGGCTACTTTATTACGATTGTGCAGGCACCGGAAGGCGTATCCCTTGAGTACACCGAAAAGGTGTTAGAGCAGGCAGAAGGGATCATGAAGGAGGTGCCAGAGATTGAGAGTATTTTTGCTGTGGGGGGGTTTAGTTTCAGTGGTGCCACTCCCAACAATGGGTTGATTTTTACCCTGCTGAAACCGTGGGATGAACGCAAAGGCGCAAACCAGTCCGTGGCTTCTGTGATTGGTGGTTTTTTCCCAAAACCCTTTGGCTTGTTTCCCAAATTAACATCCATTCAGGAGGCGATCGTGGTTCCCTTTTCGCCTCCAGCTATTCAGGGGTTGGGGAACTTTGGTGGGTTTGACTTCAATTTACAGGATCGGACCGGGTTTGGGTTTGACACCATTGGCGAGGTGCTGGGCAAATTTATGGCACGGGCAACCACCTATCCTTCTGCCCAGAATCCCCAGTTGACAGGATTGCGTCCCACGTTTAATGCCAATACACCCCAGATTACGGTGGAAGTCGATCGCGTCCGCGCCAACCAGCTACAAGTCTCTGTTGAGGATATCTTCAACACACTCCAGGTGTTTCTGGGTTCCACCTATGTGAATGACTTTAACCAATTCAACCGGGCATACCGCGTATATGTTCAGGCAGATGGCCAGTTCCGAGCTAATCCAGAGGATATCAAGAAGCTGTATGTGCGATCACAAACCGGGGAGATGATTCCCCTGGGCAATCTGGTCAAGGTGAATCAAACCATTGGTCCCTCAATCATCAGTCACTATAACCTCTTCCGTTCCGTCAATATTAGCGGTAGCCCCGCGATGGGTGTCAGTTCTGGTCAGGCAATTAAAGCAATGGAAGCCGTTGCCAGAGAAACTCTACCCAGAGGGTTTGGCTATGAGTGGTCGGGGCTGTCTCTGGAAGAAGTCCAGGCGGGTGGCTCTGCCCTGTTTATTTTTGGGTTAGGGATTGTATTTGTTTTCCTCACCCTGGCAGCCCAATACGAGAACTACCTCGATCCACTGATTATTATGCTGACCGTGCCGCTGGCAATTTTGGGGGCACTGGTCGCTGTTCTACTGAAGGGAACGGCCAATGATGTTTACACTCAGATTGGTTTCGTCATGCTGATTGGGATGGCAAGTAAGAACGGCATTTTAATCGTGGAGTTTGCTAACCAGCTCTGTGAAGAGGGTTTGAGCATTACTGAAGCCGTAATTGAAGCCTGCCGAGAACGCCTGCGCCCCATTCTGATGACAGCCATTTCAACCATGATTGGTGCCCTGCCATTGTTTCTGGCTACTGGAGCAGGGGCGGCTTCACGTCAATCCCTGGGGACAGCCATTATCGGAGGCATGAGTGTGGCAACCGTCCTGAGTTTGTTTATTGTTCCCGTGCTATATGTGCTGATCAAGTCCTTGGAAAGGCGGTTCTCTCGTCGTCGCCAACCGACTCTGGCTGAGGCAAGGGTTGACGACTCCTATGATGGCAACGGTTCGGGGCGTGCCCAGCGGGAAAGAACCTCGACTCACCGTTCGCCCGATAGAGAAGCCTGAAAAATAAGGGACAGTCTGACAAGATTACGCTCGTTGCCGGGCGGGAGCCTGGCAACGAGGCTATGGGCGCACGCGAATCACATACGCATCTTAAAGATTTCAGGAATCCTGATAGAAGTTCTATGCAGCGATTCACGACTTCAGCTATCAGACTTTCTTTTCAATCACCACAGTCAAATGGGCAACCATTGCTCCAATCACTCCGATCGCAGCAATTACTGGAAATAGGGCGGCACTCAAAACACCACCCACAACCCCAACCGTCATTGGTATTTCAATCAGTGTGTTGCCCTCTTCAGTTTTAAGGATGATGCGCCGGATGTTGCCCTGATGGATCAGTTCTTTGATTCTGGCCACTAAGGCATCGCCACTAATCTTAAATTCTTCGACTCGCACATCCTCCTGTTGGGGCGGTTCTTGAGGGGTATCCGTCATCACTGGTAGAGATTCAGTCTCCGTGTTTTGTCGTGAATCCTGGACAGGTCCTGGTTCCTGAATATTGGTCATTGGAAGACCTCCTCATGATAGGTACAGGTCAAATCTCATTCCAGTTTCAGTGTCGCTTTTTTCCAGCGATTGTGCCTCCTGCTTTTGGAGCATTTTGGTGCATACTCTATGAGTCTGAGTTTCGTTCTCTGTGCGATAGAATCGGGTCCAATGGACTGCTTATCTGTTCGATGACGCCAGCGTGTGCAGGCGATCGCCCATCTTCCACTGTTCTCTAGCAAACTGTAGTTGCTCCAGGATTGGAATTAGCATAAAGCCAGTATCAAACTCTCATGCTCTCAAAGCTCATGATCTAAAAGCATGGATCATTCACGTTCCATTCCTCGATCGCCCACACGCGGCTATTGCCAGGCGGCTGGGAAAGCTCTGCGTCAGACTGTACCGCGATCTCTCCATCGAGACTGGCATCCGAAACGCGATCGCCCTGATCCACTGGAATTACTCGAAAAGTCAAACCAGCAGCGCATTCCCGATCTGATTCCGATTCGGCACTGGCGGATGATGCAGTCTCCCTTTACCTTTTTCCGCGGCAGTGCCATCATCATGGCAGC is from Leptothermofonsia sichuanensis E412 and encodes:
- a CDS encoding UDP-N-acetylmuramoyl-L-alanyl-D-glutamate--2,6-diaminopimelate ligase; translated protein: MKLRTLLAAVPEMVLPEHPALEQEVKGLATNSLACQPGDLFIGMPGTRVDGGDFWAGAIAAGAIAAVVSLPAAEKATANGQPGKSSSQPCILPAPDMVRACAQLAGAFYGYPARQMKLVGVTGTNGKTTTTHLIEFLLNQAQKPTALMGTLYARWGSYQQTAAHTTPFAVELQRQLAEAQAAGSEYGVMEVSSHALAQGRVMGCPFEVAVFTNLTQDHLDFHRDMDDYFAAKALLFSPDYLQGRAIVNWDDPYGQRLIQPLERSRLWSYSTHESSADLWTSDLVYGPDGVRGILHTPQGEAAFQSPLVGQFNLSNLLAAVGAALHLGLELEAIVKVLPQFSGVPGRMEQVQIAPDQDISVIVDYAHTPDSLENLLRAARPFIPGKMICVFGCGGDRDRGKRPQMGRIAADLADVVYVTSDNPRTEDPHRILQDILAGIPDSIAPVVIADRAVAIRTAILQAQPGDGVLIAGKGHEDYQILGTEKIHFDDREQAREALKERNH
- a CDS encoding glutaredoxin family protein, whose protein sequence is MKLILYSKPGCHLCEGLQEKLEQIRSFELELEVRDITTREDWFQAYQYEVPVLFLASPPFPPSSSPPTLLPIPRPSPRSTVAQLEQMLQKYRQDDRRE
- the cysH gene encoding phosphoadenosine phosphosulfate reductase, with amino-acid sequence MTQSTEPLVQPASLDLRKLNQKFEKAHPKDILTWCVVNIPTRLVQTSAFNVDDMLITDLLYRALKPAQPVPVLFLETLHHFPQTLELVARAKAIYQLDLKVYKIKGVKTREAFAARYGEALWEKDIERFAQLTKIEPLQRGLKELGAIAWITGCRRDQTTARKDMPIFELDQQQRLKVNPLANWERKETWAYVFEHDVIYNPLHDQGYPSIGDEPLTRPVRDGADERAGRWRGMDGKSGSGFHF
- a CDS encoding zinc ribbon domain-containing protein — protein: MPECPRCHQTVDSTAIACPYCRTPLKAYGHPGMTLYHATEKEPLCLSCTYHEDDTCTLPKRPDARDCMLYSDRNQPPGSITLPGYSYDFQVKTWIKRNFGWLLLLGILLVSLLLTLLR
- a CDS encoding efflux RND transporter periplasmic adaptor subunit, with the protein product MSGENFNPHPTQSVSREEPAPPQEPQETEEKQPVPRWRRFLVPGIIGLLVLGGLGWILFNRVVIPLMAFSQMKFEPTPVPLANPKAATIEDSSDYAASLDSRQSVTLQPQVSGQVLEIYVKAGDRVQAGDPILQINAREQQAQVTSRQAAVATAVANVEAAQAAVANEIDSLKAEQARRAAAVANVELAQREYERYQALYRQGAESQQMADQKLNALQTAQATLRQVDADIRAQQASVNQARANVVSNQRALEQAQANVSEGDAQLQYYTIRAPFTGMVGDIPVKVGDYVSPSTQLANVTQNRELEVRIQIPLDRAPDLRVGLPVKLLDDQNRVLQNGRVSYVAPNVNASTQSVEVKAAFANAGNLRTSQFVRARVIWATRPGVLVPTMAISRLGGRDFIFVAAPLKDSGCKAPAASGFGPPPPSNPDLLVAVQKPIQLGRIVGNDQEVLEGITPGDRFVTAGILQLQNCTPIAEAPSAIQASQK
- a CDS encoding efflux RND transporter permease subunit, with the translated sequence MIILSISDFFIRRPVFASVCSIVITLLGIASIPTLPVAQYPDIAPPQVTVTSNYVGASAEVVESTVTNILERELNGVRGLRYISSTSANDGTSNINLTFDLGTDQDIAAVDVQNRVSTVQSRLPAPVTQTGVQVSKANNNFLLAIGIYSDRDEKTGRDIYDDVYLSNYADLYISDALKRVKGVGGLQIFGERKYAMRLWLDPERLASRGLTPQDVVTALRQQNLQVGAGQIGQPPTIPGQQYQYAVTAQGRLKDAAEFGELVVKTTDTGTLVRLKDVGRAELGAENYSSVLRFTPSDRVSHRGIGLGITQQFGSNALDVSRAVRAEMKNLSASFPPGMHYAVAFDSTTFIEAGAREVVLSLLLAIALVVLVIFLFLQNWRSALIASIAIPVALIGTFVFVRALNFSINTLTLFGLTLATGLVVDDAIVIVEDITRRIQEEGMRPVQAAIASMNSLFGAVIATSIVLITVFVPVAFFPGTTGQLYRQFALTIAFSITVSTFNAITLTPMLSALLLRRGQTPNNWFFNAINRFIDRTREGYSHNVSSLLKRKGIVLGVFSLALVLTYGIYTIVPSGFLPDEDQGYFITIVQAPEGVSLEYTEKVLEQAEGIMKEVPEIESIFAVGGFSFSGATPNNGLIFTLLKPWDERKGANQSVASVIGGFFPKPFGLFPKLTSIQEAIVVPFSPPAIQGLGNFGGFDFNLQDRTGFGFDTIGEVLGKFMARATTYPSAQNPQLTGLRPTFNANTPQITVEVDRVRANQLQVSVEDIFNTLQVFLGSTYVNDFNQFNRAYRVYVQADGQFRANPEDIKKLYVRSQTGEMIPLGNLVKVNQTIGPSIISHYNLFRSVNISGSPAMGVSSGQAIKAMEAVARETLPRGFGYEWSGLSLEEVQAGGSALFIFGLGIVFVFLTLAAQYENYLDPLIIMLTVPLAILGALVAVLLKGTANDVYTQIGFVMLIGMASKNGILIVEFANQLCEEGLSITEAVIEACRERLRPILMTAISTMIGALPLFLATGAGAASRQSLGTAIIGGMSVATVLSLFIVPVLYVLIKSLERRFSRRRQPTLAEARVDDSYDGNGSGRAQRERTSTHRSPDREA
- a CDS encoding DUF4342 domain-containing protein, with product MTNIQEPGPVQDSRQNTETESLPVMTDTPQEPPQQEDVRVEEFKISGDALVARIKELIHQGNIRRIILKTEEGNTLIEIPMTVGVVGGVLSAALFPVIAAIGVIGAMVAHLTVVIEKKV